A part of Scleropages formosus chromosome 3, fSclFor1.1, whole genome shotgun sequence genomic DNA contains:
- the LOC108936647 gene encoding caspase-6-like has translation MFLLQINVNKSVCLDWQSAGRLNWTVNQQVNLLPSDLIDPSGFRLIPLEVKHPQGYTFVRVRMDPSEEYKMNHKRRGVALIFNQKRFKEPLAERRGSDADRENLKERLEDLNFEVTPYNDLTKKEMVCKLERASKNSHEDDDCFVCVFLSHGEKDNIYAKDDMISIQDIMSFFKGDACRSLVGKPKIFIIQACRGEKFDNPVTAMCDDDDVLGGNAEQTVEEKAVLNTLPAGADFLMCYSVAEGYFSFRHIEHGSWYIQDLCEVLKQYGTSLEFTELLTLVNRKVSMRSTSNVNAKKQVPCFASMLTKKLYFRAKNE, from the exons ATGTTTTTACTCCAAATcaatgtaaacaaaagtgtctgtCTGGACTGGCAAAGCGCG GGAAGACTGAACTGGACAGTAAATCAACAGGTAAACCTACTACCTTCAG ACTTGATCGATCCCTCTGGGTTTAGACTTATTCCACTGGAAGTAAAACACCCACAAGGTTACACTTTCGTGCGGGTAAGGATGGACCCTTCCGAAGAGTACAAGATGAATCACAAGAGGCGCGGCGTGGCGCTGATCTTCAACCAGAAGCGCTTCAAAGAGCCCTTGGCGGAGCGCAGAGGCAGTGACGCCGACAGAGAAAACCTTAAAGAAAG ACTTGAAGATCTGAATTTTGAAGTGACGCCTTACAATGATCTCACAAAGAAAGAGATGGTTTGCAAGCTTGAAAGAG CCTCCAAGAACAGCCATGAGGATGACGACTGCTTCGTCTGTGTTTTCCTGAGCCATGGGGAGAAAGACAACATCTATGCAAAGGATGACATGATCTCCATACAGGACATCATGTCTTTCTTCAAGGGGGATGCATGCAGGAGCCTGGTGGGGAAACCTAAAATCTTCATCATTCAG GCATGTCGTGGTGAGAAATTTGACAACCCAGTGACCGCCATGTGTGACGATGACGACGTCTTGGGAGGGAATGCAGAGCAGACGGTGGAGGAAAAGGCTGTGTTGAACACCCTGCCTGCTGGTGCCGACTTCCTCATGTGTTACTCCGTGGCAGAAG GGTACTTCTCTTTCCGCCACATTGAACACGGCTCCTGGTACATCCAGGACCTGTGTGAGGTGCTGAAGCAGTATGGGACATCGCTGGAGTTCACCGAACTGCTGACGCTGGTTAACAGGAAGGTGTCCATGCGCAGCACGAGCAATGTCAATGCCAAAAAGCAGGTGCCCTGTTTTGCCTCCATGCTGACcaagaaactgtacttcagggCCAAGAATGAATGA